Proteins found in one Maridesulfovibrio sp. genomic segment:
- a CDS encoding S-ribosylhomocysteine lyase — protein MNKIESFKIDHTKLKRGIYVSRRDGIGAENVTTFDLRMKEPNNEPALDSAVAHTLEHIGATFLRNHAEFGDKIIYFGPMGCLTGFYLLLNGRYEARDIVGLIRELFRFAADFEGDVPGASAVECGNYTLMDLSGAKREAARYFAEVLDGIAEENLNYPE, from the coding sequence ATGAATAAAATAGAGAGTTTTAAGATAGATCATACTAAATTGAAACGTGGAATTTACGTCTCCCGTCGTGATGGGATCGGGGCCGAAAATGTCACCACTTTTGATCTCAGAATGAAAGAGCCAAACAATGAGCCTGCTCTTGATTCTGCTGTAGCACATACTTTGGAGCATATCGGGGCTACTTTTCTGCGCAACCATGCAGAATTTGGCGATAAAATAATTTATTTTGGACCCATGGGTTGTCTTACCGGCTTTTACCTGCTGCTTAACGGCAGGTATGAAGCAAGGGATATTGTGGGATTGATCCGTGAGCTATTCCGGTTTGCTGCCGATTTTGAAGGTGATGTTCCCGGAGCTTCAGCTGTTGAATGCGGAAACTATACACTTATGGATTTGTCCGGCGCAAAGCGGGAAGCCGCGAGATATTTCGCGGAAGTTCTGGATGGGATCGCGGAAGAAAATCTTAATTACCCTGAATAA
- a CDS encoding NAD(P)-dependent oxidoreductase: MSKKIGWIGTGVMGSSMCMHLLKDGNEAYVYNRTKSKADQLVAKGATWCDSPAEVAKNADIIFTIVGYPSDVEQTILGENGVLANADSGKIIVDMTTSEPALAERIAKEAAAKGVEALDAPVSGGDLGARNGTLAIMVGGEKKTFDAITPLFDVMGSNIQLMGKAGAGQHTKMCNQILIAGTMIGVVESLLYAYKAGMNLNEVIDVIGSGAAGSWSINNLGRRIADDDFNPGFFIKHFVKDMGIALDEAKRMNLSLPGLALVNQFYISAMALGYEELGTQALYKVLEKMNG; encoded by the coding sequence ATGAGTAAAAAAATAGGATGGATCGGAACAGGTGTAATGGGTTCTTCCATGTGCATGCACCTACTTAAAGACGGTAACGAAGCATATGTATACAACCGCACAAAATCAAAAGCAGACCAGCTGGTTGCAAAAGGTGCAACATGGTGCGACTCCCCGGCAGAAGTAGCCAAGAATGCGGACATCATTTTTACCATTGTGGGCTATCCCTCAGACGTGGAACAGACTATTCTCGGTGAAAACGGAGTACTGGCAAATGCTGATTCCGGAAAAATTATCGTGGATATGACCACCTCCGAGCCGGCCCTTGCAGAGCGCATTGCCAAAGAGGCTGCCGCTAAAGGAGTTGAAGCTCTGGACGCACCTGTTTCCGGCGGCGACCTCGGAGCACGTAACGGAACTCTAGCTATCATGGTCGGCGGAGAGAAAAAAACTTTCGACGCGATAACCCCGCTATTTGACGTGATGGGCAGCAACATACAGCTCATGGGCAAGGCTGGTGCAGGTCAGCACACCAAAATGTGCAACCAAATCCTCATCGCCGGAACAATGATCGGGGTGGTAGAATCCCTGCTCTATGCCTACAAGGCGGGTATGAATCTCAATGAAGTTATCGATGTAATCGGCTCCGGTGCTGCCGGATCATGGTCCATCAACAATCTTGGCCGTCGCATTGCAGATGATGATTTCAATCCCGGTTTTTTCATTAAGCACTTTGTAAAGGATATGGGCATAGCTCTCGATGAAGCGAAACGCATGAACCTTTCCCTGCCTGGTCTGGCTTTGGTTAACCAGTTCTACATTTCAGCCATGGCACTTGGCTACGAAGAGCTTGGCACTCAGGCCCTGTACAAGGTACTGGAAAAGATGAATGGGTAA
- a CDS encoding LysE family translocator: protein MQENFWAFLIFVIVMTGTPGPGNIASMALGQAVGFKRSIPFLSGVILGGLAMDFLAALGLAQLFLAYPQVSAVLKIGGLIYILYLAWKVLNMQANSSGEPKAFKFVEGLILHPLNPKHYAMSVSAFAQFANPGANNFTEILIFVGTFTCCGALFHSLWCVTGESFMKMLRSPLVRHTVNISMVVLMVGATAYALYK from the coding sequence ATGCAAGAAAATTTTTGGGCCTTCCTTATATTTGTCATCGTAATGACCGGAACCCCCGGTCCGGGCAACATAGCATCCATGGCCCTTGGTCAGGCTGTGGGGTTCAAACGTTCCATCCCCTTTCTTTCCGGCGTAATCCTCGGCGGTTTGGCCATGGACTTTCTGGCTGCTTTGGGGCTTGCGCAATTATTTCTGGCTTATCCGCAGGTCTCTGCCGTCCTAAAGATAGGCGGCTTGATCTATATTCTTTATCTTGCATGGAAGGTACTGAATATGCAGGCTAATTCATCAGGAGAACCGAAAGCGTTCAAATTTGTGGAAGGCCTGATTCTGCATCCGCTGAATCCCAAACATTATGCCATGTCAGTTTCGGCATTCGCACAATTTGCCAATCCCGGAGCAAACAATTTCACGGAAATCCTGATTTTCGTTGGGACATTCACCTGCTGCGGAGCCCTTTTTCATTCATTGTGGTGTGTTACCGGAGAATCCTTCATGAAAATGCTGCGCTCACCGTTAGTTCGCCATACAGTAAATATCTCAATGGTTGTACTGATGGTAGGAGCAACCGCTTACGCTCTTTATAAGTAA
- a CDS encoding PLP-dependent aminotransferase family protein, whose amino-acid sequence MTKWIPELEDGTRAKFRRLADAIERDVYAGKLSPGDKLPTHRDLADDLKMNVSTVTRGYAEAEKRGLVCGTVGRGTFVASDAITSSSMVTFEPHAPGMIELGMVNTFYDLDPDIQAGMKMLTRRRNLNAFLRYTDPQGLPEHREVGAQWAKRYRLETTAGHVLVCSGAQHALTCCLGGLFRSGDRIATDALIYPGMKTLASMLGIRLVPVPMDDQGMIPEQLERICRREKINGVSLMPGVQNPTSVCMPLDRREQIAMIACNHDLTIIEDDAYALTVESDLPPVTSFAPERSVFIAGVSKSIAVGLRVAFMVAHGERFKLLAHAILNSVWMTPPLNAELLCQWIKDGTADITVKLKRQAAQHRLEAVKDLLAGMGLGVNPTGFFLWLSLPDPWKGYMIESRAREEGVNLFGAEKFSVGGGPVPANIRLSLSGPKDIEELRKGLGILKELL is encoded by the coding sequence ATGACAAAATGGATACCTGAATTGGAAGATGGAACACGGGCTAAATTCAGACGACTGGCCGATGCGATCGAGCGTGATGTTTATGCCGGGAAACTGAGTCCCGGGGATAAGCTGCCTACTCATCGTGATCTTGCTGATGATCTGAAGATGAACGTGAGCACGGTGACCCGAGGTTACGCCGAGGCTGAAAAAAGGGGGCTTGTCTGCGGAACCGTGGGACGAGGGACATTCGTGGCTTCAGACGCGATCACGTCATCATCAATGGTTACATTTGAGCCGCATGCGCCGGGAATGATCGAGCTGGGCATGGTCAATACTTTTTACGATCTTGACCCGGACATTCAGGCTGGAATGAAGATGCTGACCCGCCGCCGAAATCTGAATGCCTTTTTGCGTTACACCGATCCGCAGGGGCTGCCGGAGCATCGCGAAGTTGGCGCGCAGTGGGCTAAAAGATACCGGCTGGAGACGACTGCCGGGCATGTTTTGGTATGTTCAGGAGCGCAGCATGCCCTCACATGTTGTCTGGGCGGTCTTTTTCGTTCGGGCGACCGCATTGCCACAGACGCTTTGATATATCCCGGAATGAAAACTCTCGCGTCTATGCTTGGGATCAGGCTGGTACCTGTTCCAATGGATGATCAGGGGATGATTCCCGAACAGCTGGAACGAATCTGCCGCCGGGAAAAGATAAACGGGGTCTCACTCATGCCCGGAGTGCAGAATCCCACTTCGGTCTGTATGCCGCTGGATAGGCGGGAGCAGATAGCTATGATCGCCTGTAATCATGATCTGACCATAATAGAAGATGATGCTTACGCTCTTACGGTGGAAAGCGATTTACCACCGGTTACATCTTTCGCTCCGGAAAGGAGCGTCTTCATTGCCGGAGTTTCCAAATCTATTGCTGTCGGGCTGCGGGTGGCGTTTATGGTTGCTCATGGTGAGAGGTTCAAACTGCTGGCTCATGCCATTTTAAATTCTGTATGGATGACTCCGCCCCTCAATGCAGAATTGCTTTGCCAGTGGATAAAGGACGGGACAGCGGATATAACCGTAAAGCTCAAGCGGCAGGCCGCACAACATCGGTTAGAGGCGGTCAAGGATCTATTGGCCGGAATGGGGTTGGGTGTTAATCCAACTGGTTTCTTTCTTTGGCTTTCACTACCTGACCCATGGAAGGGATATATGATTGAGTCCCGGGCGCGAGAAGAGGGAGTTAATCTTTTCGGTGCTGAAAAATTTTCCGTCGGCGGCGGTCCGGTGCCGGCTAATATTCGGCTTTCTCTGAGCGGTCCCAAGGATATTGAGGAGTTGCGCAAAGGGCTTGGGATTCTGAAAGAGTTGTTGTAA
- a CDS encoding 4Fe-4S dicluster domain-containing protein: MGHIIGKDIYRQLGDKVDGTTVRMPWSDSMREMLKALYSPAEAELIVRMPYRPSSLERISKLTGMDEGELRPMLESMCHKGLVCDLWEQDHYLYMISPFVIGFFEFSMMRTKGELNSAKWAELFSNYMFSDKSFFEANYGNNEQISIMRALPHEGTIRNVDHVEVLDYEKASALVDQHDRFAVGLCSCRHEKMHLGEQKCGIDLETCTSMGEAADFLIRNNFAREISRSEMDDIMARSREMGFTLTTDNVRENAGFLCHCCGCCCNLMNGIKYSGYPGIVVSSTFIAAIELAECNGCGKCARACPVDAITIHKRDASADGKPIRFAEINNDICLGCGVCALKCPTGAVQMDKREQRVIHPEDSFERVILQSLERGTLQNLIFDNPNSRSEDFMRSLLGGFLKLSPVKKGLMGDLLRSRFLSALRKASS; the protein is encoded by the coding sequence ATGGGACACATAATAGGAAAGGATATATACCGGCAATTGGGTGACAAGGTGGACGGGACAACTGTGCGCATGCCGTGGTCTGATTCCATGCGTGAAATGCTCAAGGCCCTTTACTCTCCAGCGGAAGCGGAGCTTATTGTACGCATGCCTTACCGCCCCTCTTCACTTGAGCGAATTTCAAAATTGACCGGTATGGATGAAGGGGAGCTGCGTCCCATGCTCGAATCCATGTGCCATAAAGGTCTGGTTTGTGATCTTTGGGAGCAGGACCATTATCTATATATGATCAGCCCCTTTGTTATAGGCTTTTTTGAATTCTCGATGATGCGCACCAAGGGTGAGCTGAATTCTGCAAAATGGGCAGAACTGTTCAGTAATTATATGTTTTCGGATAAGTCTTTTTTTGAAGCTAATTATGGAAACAATGAACAGATTTCGATCATGCGCGCCCTGCCTCACGAAGGGACTATCCGAAATGTGGATCATGTGGAGGTGCTCGATTACGAAAAAGCGTCCGCTCTGGTGGATCAGCATGATCGATTCGCAGTCGGCCTTTGTTCGTGTCGGCACGAGAAAATGCATCTCGGGGAGCAGAAATGCGGTATTGACCTTGAGACCTGTACCTCCATGGGAGAAGCAGCTGATTTTCTAATTCGCAATAATTTCGCCCGTGAGATTTCCCGTTCTGAAATGGACGATATCATGGCCCGCTCACGTGAAATGGGCTTTACTCTGACCACCGATAATGTCCGCGAAAATGCGGGATTTCTCTGCCACTGCTGTGGATGCTGTTGCAATTTGATGAACGGTATTAAATATTCCGGATATCCGGGCATTGTTGTTTCCTCCACCTTCATTGCTGCAATTGAGCTGGCGGAATGCAACGGTTGCGGGAAGTGCGCGCGGGCTTGTCCTGTCGATGCGATCACTATTCATAAAAGAGATGCTTCCGCAGACGGTAAACCGATCCGTTTTGCTGAAATTAATAATGACATCTGCCTTGGCTGCGGTGTTTGCGCTCTCAAATGTCCCACTGGAGCCGTGCAGATGGATAAGCGCGAGCAACGGGTTATCCATCCCGAAGACAGCTTTGAGCGGGTTATCCTTCAATCCCTTGAACGCGGCACCCTGCAGAATCTTATCTTCGACAATCCAAACAGCCGCAGCGAGGACTTTATGCGTTCACTGCTCGGCGGCTTTCTGAAACTTTCCCCTGTAAAAAAAGGCTTGATGGGCGACCTGCTGCGCTCCCGTTTTTTAAGCGCATTGCGTAAAGCTTCTTCCTGA
- a CDS encoding GAF domain-containing protein, whose product MGVTRLYKAIFEITRAVNSSLEPEKVLNSIAEKVATEMELKGCFIRLLDRKGEVLKADASYGLSERYEKKGPVEVSKSRLDQEVLDGKIVTIADVRKDDRFQYPEEAAKEGLCSLVVVPLTARGDKVIGVLRVYSAELREFSEEELDFLKCVADLSGLALENARMYSALKRASELANDYIYRVDDL is encoded by the coding sequence ATGGGTGTAACCAGACTCTACAAAGCAATTTTTGAAATTACCAGAGCTGTAAACTCCAGCCTGGAGCCGGAAAAAGTTCTGAACAGCATTGCCGAAAAAGTGGCAACTGAAATGGAACTGAAAGGTTGTTTTATCAGACTTCTTGATCGCAAGGGTGAAGTTCTGAAGGCAGACGCATCCTACGGTTTGAGTGAGCGCTACGAAAAGAAAGGTCCTGTTGAGGTTTCCAAGAGCCGTTTGGATCAGGAAGTTCTTGATGGTAAAATCGTAACAATTGCTGACGTTAGAAAAGATGACCGCTTCCAGTATCCTGAAGAAGCAGCCAAGGAAGGCCTTTGCTCTCTCGTGGTTGTACCGCTCACCGCTCGCGGTGACAAAGTTATCGGTGTTCTGCGTGTATATTCCGCCGAGCTCCGCGAATTTTCCGAAGAGGAATTGGATTTCCTCAAATGCGTTGCAGACCTTTCCGGTCTCGCCCTTGAAAATGCCCGCATGTACAGCGCCCTCAAACGTGCAAGCGAGCTGGCTAACGATTACATTTACCGCGTCGACGATCTGTAG